A portion of the Bifidobacterium lemurum genome contains these proteins:
- the tal gene encoding transaldolase — translation MTAATQRTSDSGVSIWLDDLSRTRIESGNLQELIAEKNVVGVTTNPSIFQKALSQVGPYDAQLKELGKVDVETAIRELTTTDVRNATDIFREIAEATDFVDGRVSIEVDPRLAHETEATEVQAVELWEKVNRPNAMIKIPATLEGLPAITSTLAKGISVNVTLIFSLERYEQVIDAYIEGIKQADANGHDLKHIGSVASFFVSRVDSAIDAKLEEIGTDEAKALEGKAAIANARLAYELFEKKFAESADWAALEAKGAKKQRPLWASTGTKNPAYSDCLYVDELVGPFIVNTMPEKTLDALADHGNGAPTIAGTYEESHAIMDKLAELGIDFKAVTDKLEADGVAAFIKSWDSVLADVQAGIDRVNG, via the coding sequence ATGACCGCAGCAACTCAGCGCACGTCCGATTCCGGCGTTTCGATCTGGCTGGACGACCTGTCCCGCACCCGCATCGAGTCCGGCAACCTGCAGGAGCTCATCGCCGAGAAGAACGTCGTCGGCGTGACCACCAACCCCTCCATCTTCCAGAAGGCCCTGAGCCAGGTCGGCCCGTACGACGCGCAGCTCAAGGAACTGGGCAAGGTCGACGTCGAGACCGCCATCCGCGAGCTCACCACCACCGATGTGCGCAACGCCACCGACATCTTCCGCGAGATCGCCGAGGCCACCGACTTCGTCGACGGCCGCGTCTCCATCGAGGTCGATCCCCGTCTGGCCCACGAGACCGAGGCCACTGAGGTCCAGGCCGTGGAGCTGTGGGAGAAGGTCAACCGCCCGAACGCGATGATCAAGATCCCCGCCACCCTCGAAGGCCTGCCGGCCATCACCTCCACTCTGGCCAAGGGCATCTCCGTGAACGTCACCCTGATTTTCTCGCTCGAGCGTTACGAGCAGGTCATCGACGCCTACATCGAGGGCATCAAGCAGGCCGACGCCAACGGCCATGACCTCAAGCACATCGGCTCCGTAGCCTCCTTCTTCGTGTCCCGCGTGGATTCCGCCATCGACGCCAAGCTCGAGGAGATCGGCACCGATGAGGCCAAGGCCCTCGAAGGCAAGGCCGCCATCGCCAACGCCCGTCTCGCCTACGAGCTGTTCGAGAAGAAGTTCGCCGAGTCCGCCGATTGGGCCGCCCTCGAAGCCAAGGGCGCCAAGAAGCAGCGTCCGCTGTGGGCCTCCACCGGCACCAAGAACCCGGCCTACTCCGACTGCCTGTACGTGGACGAGCTGGTCGGCCCGTTCATCGTGAACACCATGCCGGAGAAGACCCTGGACGCCCTGGCCGATCACGGCAACGGCGCTCCGACCATCGCCGGCACCTACGAGGAGAGCCACGCCATCATGGACAAGCTCGCCGAGCTGGGCATCGATTTCAAGGCCGTCACCGACAAGCTTGAGGCCGACGGCGTCGCCGCCTTCATCAAGTCCTGGGATTCGGTGCTCGCCGACGTCCAGGCCGGCATCGACCGCGTCAACGGCTGA
- a CDS encoding undecaprenyl-diphosphate phosphatase, which translates to MNFFQAIILGLVQALTEYLPVSSSAHIRIIGDLMIGSDPGAAFTAIIQLGTELAVILYFRHDIIRILTHWFGSLFGKDGKDWKSRLGAKDRDTQMGWFIIVGTLPILVAGLLFKDMIETSLRNLWITVTVLAVFGVLLWVFDARSKQIKTMNQMTMKDALLFGVGQMLALIPGVSRSGGTITFGRALGYTREAAVRVSFLMAIPAVFGAGILETVSAVKDVAAGEAGMFPGWGPTIAAAIVAFIVGYIVIIGFLKFVSTFSYKAFAIYRIGLAVVVALLLITGVLPAIDPSVA; encoded by the coding sequence ATGAATTTCTTTCAGGCGATTATTCTGGGACTGGTGCAGGCGTTGACCGAATACCTGCCGGTCTCGTCGAGCGCGCATATCCGCATCATCGGCGATCTGATGATCGGCTCGGATCCGGGCGCCGCGTTCACCGCCATCATCCAGTTGGGCACCGAGCTGGCGGTGATCCTGTATTTCCGGCATGACATCATCCGTATTCTCACCCATTGGTTCGGCAGCCTGTTCGGCAAGGACGGCAAGGATTGGAAAAGCCGTCTGGGCGCGAAGGACCGCGACACGCAGATGGGCTGGTTCATCATCGTGGGCACGCTGCCGATTCTGGTGGCCGGCCTGCTGTTCAAGGATATGATCGAGACCTCGCTGCGCAACCTGTGGATCACGGTGACCGTGCTCGCCGTGTTCGGCGTGCTGCTGTGGGTGTTCGACGCGCGTTCCAAGCAGATCAAAACCATGAACCAGATGACCATGAAGGACGCGCTGCTGTTCGGCGTGGGCCAGATGCTCGCCCTGATTCCGGGCGTCTCGCGTTCCGGCGGCACCATCACCTTCGGCCGCGCGCTGGGATACACCCGTGAGGCCGCGGTGCGCGTGAGCTTCCTGATGGCCATTCCCGCCGTGTTCGGCGCGGGCATCCTTGAAACCGTCAGCGCCGTCAAGGACGTCGCCGCGGGCGAGGCCGGCATGTTCCCGGGCTGGGGCCCGACCATCGCCGCCGCCATCGTCGCCTTCATCGTGGGGTATATCGTGATCATCGGCTTCCTGAAGTTCGTGAGCACCTTCTCCTACAAGGCCTTCGCCATCTACCGCATCGGTCTGGCCGTGGTCGTGGCGCTGCTGCTCATCACAGGCGTGCTGCCCGCCATCGACCCCTCCGTGGCGTAG
- a CDS encoding aminotransferase class I/II-fold pyridoxal phosphate-dependent enzyme: protein MSSSIFAERLREAMERRGFKQVDIVRAAQSSGLSLGKSHVSQYVAGKTMPREETLNFLADTLEVGADWLRGADADWVSAQSDPDEDQTGPATSTISSNPTNTNQTTRSNPSLSLQGAAPMRTFGKSHKLDNVLYDVRGPVADEAMRMEAAGTHILKLNIGNPAPFGFRTPDEVVYDMAQQLIETEGYSPAKGLFSARKAIMQYAQLKHIPNVSIEDIYTGNGVSELINLSLSALLDDGDEVLVPSPDYPLWTACVNLAGGTAVHYTCDEESEWFPDIEDMRSKITDLTKAIVIINPNNPTGALYPKEILEQIVQLAREHQLIIFSDEIYDRLVMDGLEHISTASLAPDLFCVTFSGLSKSHMIAGWRVGWMILSGNKRIAKDYIEGLTMLANMRMCSNVPAQSIVQTALGGHQSVKDYVVPGGRVHDQRDLVYDMLNEIPGVTAVKPKAAFYIFPKLDVKKFNIHSDEQFALDLLHDKHILISHGRAFNWKSPDHFRVVYLPRMGMLRETIGEIGDFLSYYRQV, encoded by the coding sequence ATGTCGAGTTCAATATTCGCGGAACGTTTGCGCGAGGCCATGGAGCGACGCGGCTTCAAACAGGTCGATATCGTACGGGCCGCGCAATCCTCGGGGCTCAGCCTCGGCAAAAGCCACGTCAGCCAGTACGTCGCGGGGAAGACCATGCCGCGCGAGGAGACGTTGAACTTTCTCGCCGACACGCTTGAGGTCGGCGCGGACTGGCTGCGTGGAGCGGATGCGGACTGGGTATCCGCGCAGTCGGATCCGGACGAGGACCAGACGGGCCCGGCCACATCAACAATATCGTCGAACCCAACGAACACCAACCAAACAACCCGATCCAATCCATCCCTCTCACTGCAAGGAGCGGCTCCCATGCGTACCTTCGGCAAATCCCACAAGCTCGACAACGTGCTGTACGACGTGCGAGGACCGGTCGCCGACGAGGCGATGCGCATGGAGGCCGCGGGCACGCATATCCTCAAATTGAACATCGGCAATCCCGCGCCATTCGGTTTCCGCACCCCGGACGAGGTGGTGTACGACATGGCGCAGCAGCTGATCGAAACCGAAGGCTATTCGCCGGCCAAAGGCCTGTTCTCCGCGCGCAAGGCCATCATGCAGTACGCGCAGCTCAAGCATATTCCCAACGTCTCCATCGAAGACATCTACACCGGCAACGGCGTGAGCGAGCTGATCAACCTGTCGCTGTCCGCCCTGCTCGACGACGGCGACGAGGTGCTCGTGCCGTCTCCCGACTATCCGCTGTGGACGGCGTGCGTGAACCTCGCCGGCGGCACCGCCGTGCATTACACCTGCGACGAGGAATCCGAATGGTTCCCCGACATCGAGGACATGCGTTCCAAGATCACCGACCTCACCAAGGCGATCGTCATCATCAATCCGAACAATCCGACCGGCGCGCTCTACCCCAAGGAGATCCTCGAGCAGATCGTGCAGTTGGCGCGTGAGCACCAGCTCATCATCTTCTCCGACGAGATCTACGACCGTCTCGTCATGGACGGACTGGAGCACATCTCCACGGCGTCGCTCGCCCCCGATCTGTTCTGCGTGACCTTCTCCGGCCTGTCGAAATCGCATATGATCGCCGGATGGCGTGTGGGATGGATGATTTTGTCGGGCAACAAACGCATCGCCAAGGACTATATCGAGGGACTGACCATGCTGGCCAACATGCGCATGTGCTCGAACGTGCCGGCGCAGTCCATCGTGCAGACCGCCTTGGGCGGCCACCAGAGCGTCAAGGACTATGTGGTGCCGGGAGGCCGCGTGCACGACCAGCGCGATCTGGTGTACGACATGCTCAACGAGATTCCCGGCGTCACGGCGGTCAAACCGAAGGCGGCCTTCTATATCTTCCCCAAGCTCGACGTGAAGAAGTTCAACATCCACTCCGACGAGCAGTTCGCGCTGGACCTGCTGCACGACAAGCATATTCTCATCAGCCATGGAAGGGCGTTCAATTGGAAGAGCCCCGACCACTTCCGTGTGGTCTATCTGCCGCGCATGGGCATGCTGCGCGAGACGATAGGGGAGATCGGCGACTTCCTCAGCTACTACCGGCAGGTATGA
- a CDS encoding HAD family hydrolase, whose amino-acid sequence MSETTRLLVADLDGTLLHTAPTFEERFITQRTVDVINRAHDAGYTFAIATARPVSTGYEFARKLPVDAYIYLNGALIDFRPGESDYDLLTSGRIPDDGHLLKIGFSSRRACEVCRFLLDELGGDLKLGIVMDDVRYTNFDVSVYWKTQTWRLTDFTDVPDGVADKLIIFPEPEQWTTLRRLIPPDFDVSISEGTMWMLMNPLANKEHALRLLCERMDVPLEATASFGDDLIDIEMLRASGRGVAVANANPKVLQVADEICPANDEDGVSQWIEHHILN is encoded by the coding sequence ATGAGCGAAACCACCCGTCTATTGGTCGCCGATCTGGACGGCACCCTGCTGCACACCGCACCCACCTTCGAGGAGCGGTTCATCACCCAACGCACGGTGGACGTGATCAACCGCGCCCACGATGCGGGATACACCTTCGCCATCGCCACGGCCCGCCCGGTGAGCACCGGATACGAGTTCGCGCGGAAGCTTCCGGTGGACGCCTACATCTATCTCAACGGCGCGCTGATCGACTTTCGTCCCGGCGAATCCGACTATGATCTACTCACCAGCGGGCGGATTCCCGATGACGGGCATCTGCTGAAAATCGGCTTCTCCTCACGCCGCGCCTGCGAGGTGTGCCGGTTCCTGCTTGACGAACTGGGCGGCGACCTCAAACTCGGCATCGTCATGGATGACGTGCGATACACGAATTTCGACGTGAGCGTGTATTGGAAGACGCAGACCTGGCGGCTCACCGACTTCACCGACGTGCCCGACGGCGTGGCCGACAAGCTCATCATCTTTCCAGAACCCGAGCAATGGACCACCTTAAGGCGGCTGATCCCTCCGGATTTCGACGTGAGCATCTCCGAAGGGACGATGTGGATGCTGATGAATCCACTGGCCAACAAGGAGCACGCGCTACGCCTGCTATGCGAACGGATGGACGTGCCGCTGGAGGCCACCGCGAGTTTCGGCGACGATCTGATCGACATCGAGATGCTGCGCGCGTCTGGCAGGGGAGTGGCCGTGGCGAACGCCAATCCGAAGGTGTTGCAGGTGGCCGACGAGATCTGTCCGGCGAACGATGAGGACGGCGTCTCACAGTGGATTGAACATCATATACTGAACTAG
- the hrcA gene encoding heat-inducible transcriptional repressor HrcA, protein MTQSRRMVVLRAVVEDYIRFQEPVGSSALTKQHDLGVSSATVRNDMAALEDEGYLIQPHTSAGRVPTEKGYRYFVDRLATVVPLSAAQRRGIDSFLSGSVSLQDTLQRAARLLSEITGQVAVVAAPSLAKSTLRHVELVPVATNILLAVVITDTGRVAQHTIVANPMPEQDGAARFTNAVNAEAASLPLTSAARKVRAMAAAPQWKELAPLAESLAVAFENMADSERTNELYMSGTSRLAHQHAAIADLAPLFDALEEQVMLMRLMSAMPRHDGVGVAIGSETHTPGLMHASVVASGYGQTKTRTGEGGELDIPGWGSPDSHDSNPSRTSKHGGDMIDRHAAYDEQSDQTDDSGQNDAEPVAFVGSIGPTHMDYAATIAAVQAVARYLTASLAHEGDGD, encoded by the coding sequence ATGACGCAATCACGACGCATGGTGGTGTTGCGCGCCGTGGTCGAGGATTACATCCGGTTCCAGGAGCCCGTCGGCTCGTCCGCGCTGACCAAGCAGCACGATCTGGGCGTCAGCTCGGCCACCGTCCGCAACGACATGGCCGCGCTCGAGGATGAGGGCTATCTGATCCAGCCGCATACCTCCGCCGGACGTGTGCCCACGGAGAAGGGATACCGTTATTTCGTGGACCGTCTGGCCACGGTGGTGCCGCTGTCCGCCGCGCAGCGACGCGGCATCGACAGCTTCCTCTCCGGCTCGGTCAGCCTGCAGGACACCCTGCAGCGCGCCGCACGCCTCCTGTCCGAAATCACCGGGCAGGTCGCCGTCGTCGCGGCCCCGTCCCTGGCGAAATCCACCCTGCGTCATGTCGAGCTTGTGCCGGTGGCGACGAACATCCTGCTGGCGGTCGTCATCACCGACACCGGGCGCGTGGCGCAGCATACGATCGTGGCAAATCCCATGCCCGAACAGGACGGCGCCGCGCGGTTCACCAATGCGGTGAACGCCGAAGCCGCGTCATTGCCTCTGACGTCGGCGGCCCGCAAGGTTCGCGCCATGGCCGCCGCGCCGCAATGGAAAGAGCTCGCCCCGCTTGCCGAATCGCTGGCCGTCGCCTTCGAGAACATGGCCGACAGCGAACGCACCAACGAACTGTATATGTCCGGCACATCCCGCCTGGCGCATCAACATGCCGCCATCGCCGACCTGGCGCCCTTGTTCGACGCGCTGGAGGAGCAGGTGATGCTGATGCGGCTGATGAGCGCGATGCCTCGGCATGACGGCGTCGGCGTGGCGATCGGCTCGGAAACGCACACGCCCGGGCTGATGCACGCCTCGGTGGTCGCCAGCGGATACGGACAGACCAAAACGCGAACCGGCGAGGGGGGAGAACTCGACATCCCCGGCTGGGGTTCCCCCGATTCACATGATTCGAATCCCTCGAGGACGTCGAAACATGGCGGCGATATGATCGACCGGCACGCGGCATACGACGAGCAGTCCGACCAGACGGACGATAGCGGACAGAACGACGCGGAACCGGTGGCGTTCGTGGGTTCCATCGGGCCGACCCACATGGACTACGCCGCCACCATAGCGGCCGTCCAAGCGGTCGCGCGCTATCTGACGGCATCGCTCGCCCATGAGGGGGATGGCGACTGA
- a CDS encoding fructosamine kinase family protein, with amino-acid sequence MVKYRKSRAFSPAGFFECEGKGLQWLGAAHARGGPRVAEVYGWGDGHLDIERIAATSPTAQAATAFGAALARMHDAGAEYFGSAPEGYDGVCYFGPLQDPVPMDTGEWADPISYLAEGRLLPMVEIGIRRGTLDRGDLELTQRVVDALPDIMGRAADDKPARIHGDLWSGNVMWTADTGETEAVLIDPAAHGGHREEDLAMLHLFGMSYLTQIIEGYQSVHPLKAGYQERTTLWQLYPIAGHCVFFGGGYVSEYRAMCRSLL; translated from the coding sequence ATGGTGAAATATCGCAAAAGCAGGGCGTTTTCCCCGGCGGGGTTCTTCGAATGCGAAGGCAAGGGTCTGCAATGGCTGGGCGCGGCCCATGCGCGAGGAGGGCCCCGTGTGGCCGAGGTCTACGGTTGGGGCGACGGACATCTCGACATCGAACGCATCGCGGCGACCTCTCCCACCGCGCAGGCAGCCACCGCGTTCGGCGCGGCGCTCGCCCGCATGCATGACGCCGGCGCCGAGTATTTCGGCTCCGCGCCCGAAGGGTACGACGGCGTGTGCTATTTCGGCCCGTTGCAGGATCCCGTGCCGATGGACACCGGCGAATGGGCCGATCCGATCAGTTATCTGGCCGAAGGACGACTGCTGCCCATGGTCGAGATAGGCATCCGCCGCGGCACGCTCGACCGCGGAGACCTGGAACTCACCCAGCGTGTGGTCGACGCGCTGCCGGACATCATGGGGCGCGCCGCCGACGACAAACCGGCCCGCATCCACGGCGACCTGTGGAGCGGCAACGTGATGTGGACCGCCGATACCGGCGAGACCGAGGCCGTGCTCATCGACCCTGCCGCGCACGGCGGCCACCGCGAGGAGGACCTCGCCATGCTGCATCTGTTCGGCATGAGCTATCTGACGCAGATCATCGAAGGCTACCAGTCCGTGCATCCGCTCAAAGCCGGCTATCAGGAGCGCACCACCCTGTGGCAGCTCTACCCCATCGCCGGCCACTGCGTGTTCTTCGGCGGCGGCTACGTGAGCGAATACCGCGCCATGTGCCGCTCCCTGCTATAA
- the dnaJ gene encoding molecular chaperone DnaJ produces the protein MADYYETLGVDRAASDDEIKKAYRKLSRKYHPDIAGPEFEDKFKEVNNAYEVLSDPDKRRMYDQGVDPNNPNAGGFGGFSNMGDMGDIFGQFFGGAFGGGASGPVPRTQPGRDALASASIDLKTAVFGGTAHVRINTFSLCQECSGAGTSNGAQPTTCPDCNGQGFRQKVVRTMLGQMMTSAPCERCEGHGTVINNPCPSCMGHGRVRTTRNVGVTVPAGINDNSRLRLANQGEVGEGGGAAGDLYVDVRIRADKQFTRDGDDLHCWIQVPMSWAVLGHDLTIDTFDGQQTISVPAGCQPEDTVTIKGLGVTRMRQSDERGDLVAHVAVQVPTKLSDSERALMEQFAASHDADAAHVAQSSRPSVTGSKKGFFSKLKDALS, from the coding sequence GTGGCAGATTACTACGAGACGCTGGGCGTGGACCGCGCCGCGAGCGACGACGAGATCAAAAAGGCATATCGCAAGCTCAGCCGCAAATACCATCCCGACATCGCCGGTCCCGAATTCGAGGACAAGTTCAAAGAGGTGAACAACGCCTACGAGGTGCTGTCCGACCCCGACAAGCGGCGCATGTACGACCAGGGCGTCGACCCGAACAACCCCAACGCCGGCGGGTTCGGCGGATTCTCCAACATGGGGGATATGGGCGACATCTTCGGCCAGTTCTTCGGCGGGGCGTTCGGAGGAGGCGCGTCCGGCCCCGTTCCGCGCACCCAGCCCGGCCGCGACGCGCTGGCGAGCGCCAGCATCGACCTGAAGACGGCCGTGTTCGGCGGCACCGCGCATGTGAGGATCAACACCTTCTCCCTGTGCCAGGAATGCTCCGGCGCGGGCACGAGCAACGGCGCGCAGCCGACCACCTGCCCCGACTGCAACGGCCAGGGCTTCCGACAGAAGGTCGTGCGCACCATGCTCGGCCAGATGATGACCTCCGCCCCCTGCGAGCGCTGCGAGGGCCACGGCACCGTGATCAACAATCCCTGCCCGAGCTGCATGGGCCACGGCCGCGTGCGCACCACGCGCAACGTCGGCGTGACGGTGCCCGCGGGCATCAACGACAACTCCCGTCTGCGCCTGGCCAATCAGGGCGAAGTGGGTGAGGGCGGCGGCGCGGCCGGCGACCTGTACGTCGATGTGCGCATCCGCGCCGACAAGCAGTTCACGAGAGACGGCGACGACCTGCACTGCTGGATCCAGGTGCCGATGAGCTGGGCGGTGCTCGGCCATGACCTCACCATCGACACCTTCGACGGGCAGCAGACCATCTCCGTGCCCGCCGGATGCCAGCCCGAGGATACGGTCACGATCAAGGGCCTGGGTGTGACGCGCATGCGTCAGTCGGATGAGCGCGGCGATCTCGTGGCGCATGTGGCCGTGCAGGTGCCCACCAAGCTGTCCGATTCGGAACGCGCGCTGATGGAGCAGTTCGCCGCCAGCCACGACGCCGATGCCGCGCATGTGGCGCAATCCTCGCGTCCCTCCGTCACGGGATCCAAGAAGGGCTTCTTCTCCAAGCTCAAGGACGCCCTAAGCTGA
- the secG gene encoding preprotein translocase subunit SecG, translated as MTALKLALEIIVVILSCLLTLLILMHRGKGGGLSDMFGGGLTQNAGTSGVAEKNLNRWTVIIALLWVAIIIALGLMTKFDLV; from the coding sequence GTGACCGCTCTTAAGCTCGCCCTGGAGATCATCGTCGTCATACTCAGCTGCCTGCTGACCCTGCTCATCCTCATGCACCGAGGCAAGGGCGGCGGCCTGTCCGATATGTTCGGCGGCGGCCTGACCCAGAACGCCGGAACCTCCGGCGTGGCCGAGAAGAATCTGAACCGTTGGACCGTGATCATCGCACTGCTGTGGGTCGCGATCATCATCGCCCTCGGTCTGATGACGAAGTTCGATCTCGTCTGA
- the tkt gene encoding transketolase, which yields MTEFKETELDKRAITMAKVLSADAVEKAGHGHPGSPVSLAPIAYTLYQHFIKHDPTDPNWEGRDRFILSGGHASLTQYVQLYLSGYGLTLDDLKNFRGGAETRTPGHPEYGLTPGIEMTTGPLGQGVASAIGFAYGQRFERGLLDPEAPEGTSPFDHNIWVICGEGDIEEGISGEAASLAANQQLGNVTVIFDANRIQIEGDTNLVLAEDVLKRYEAYGWYTDEFSFIQPDGSYVEDVDGLAAVIEKAQQAAPNQPKLIKIDTLIAWPAPGKTNDPSAHGSKLGAEAVAGMKKLLGYDPEENFHVDEEALAHARKVADRGQEAHKAWDEQYNAWREANPDKAALYDRIKAGELPEGFDKAIDEAVASFEVGKGVATRGASGTVLNAIAAVMPELWGGSADLGGSNKTDLKGAATFAPEECATKQWPVCNKYGRQLHFGVREFAMGAITNGILLGSHTRPFGGTFFMFSDYERPAVRLAALMEIPNLYVWSHDSVAVGEDGPTHQPIEHLASFRAIPQLEVVRPADAIETAEAYRAFFEKDNTLPAAMILTRQGVPVLAETAAKAKEGVKKGGYVLVDTEGTPDVIIMATGSEVQWAVAAAKTLADEGVKARVVSMPSVEWFEEQSDEYKESVLPAAVKARVSVEAGLAMPWYKYLGSYGKPVSIEQFGLQGDGAQNMIDLGITAEHVVEAAKASIAAAK from the coding sequence ATGACTGAATTCAAGGAGACCGAACTGGACAAGCGCGCCATCACGATGGCCAAGGTCCTCTCGGCCGATGCAGTCGAGAAGGCGGGCCACGGCCACCCCGGCTCCCCCGTCTCGCTGGCTCCCATCGCCTACACCCTCTACCAGCACTTCATCAAGCATGATCCGACCGATCCCAACTGGGAAGGCCGCGATCGCTTCATCCTTTCCGGCGGCCACGCCTCCCTCACGCAGTACGTCCAGCTGTACCTGTCCGGCTACGGCCTGACTCTGGACGACCTCAAGAACTTCCGCGGCGGCGCCGAGACCCGCACCCCGGGCCACCCCGAGTACGGCCTGACCCCGGGCATCGAGATGACCACCGGCCCGCTGGGCCAGGGCGTCGCCTCCGCCATCGGTTTCGCCTACGGCCAGCGCTTCGAGCGCGGCCTGCTCGATCCGGAGGCTCCGGAGGGCACCTCCCCGTTCGACCACAACATCTGGGTCATCTGCGGTGAAGGCGACATCGAAGAGGGCATCTCCGGCGAAGCCGCCTCCCTCGCCGCCAACCAGCAGCTCGGCAACGTGACCGTGATCTTCGACGCCAACCGCATCCAGATCGAAGGCGACACCAACCTGGTGCTCGCCGAGGATGTGCTCAAGCGCTACGAGGCCTACGGCTGGTATACCGACGAGTTCAGCTTCATCCAGCCCGACGGCTCCTACGTGGAGGACGTCGACGGTCTGGCCGCCGTGATCGAGAAGGCCCAGCAGGCCGCCCCGAACCAGCCGAAGCTGATCAAGATCGACACCCTGATCGCCTGGCCGGCCCCGGGCAAGACCAACGACCCCTCCGCCCACGGCTCCAAGCTCGGCGCCGAGGCCGTCGCCGGCATGAAGAAGCTCCTCGGCTACGATCCCGAAGAGAACTTCCATGTCGACGAGGAGGCCCTCGCCCACGCCCGTAAGGTCGCCGACCGCGGCCAGGAAGCCCACAAGGCCTGGGACGAGCAGTACAACGCCTGGCGTGAGGCCAACCCGGACAAGGCCGCCCTGTACGACCGCATCAAGGCCGGCGAGCTGCCCGAAGGCTTCGACAAGGCCATCGACGAGGCCGTCGCCTCCTTCGAGGTCGGCAAGGGCGTCGCCACCCGTGGCGCCTCCGGCACCGTGCTCAACGCGATCGCTGCCGTCATGCCGGAACTCTGGGGCGGCTCCGCCGACCTCGGCGGTTCCAACAAGACCGACCTCAAGGGCGCGGCCACCTTCGCCCCCGAGGAGTGCGCCACCAAGCAGTGGCCGGTGTGCAACAAGTACGGCCGTCAGCTGCACTTCGGCGTGCGCGAGTTCGCCATGGGCGCCATCACCAACGGCATCCTGCTCGGCTCCCACACCCGTCCGTTCGGCGGCACCTTCTTCATGTTCTCCGACTACGAGCGTCCGGCCGTGCGTCTTGCCGCCCTGATGGAGATCCCGAACCTGTACGTGTGGTCCCACGACTCCGTCGCCGTCGGCGAGGACGGTCCGACCCACCAGCCGATCGAGCACCTGGCCTCCTTCCGCGCCATCCCGCAGCTCGAGGTCGTGCGTCCGGCCGACGCCATCGAAACCGCCGAAGCGTACCGCGCCTTCTTCGAGAAGGACAACACGCTGCCGGCCGCGATGATCCTGACCCGCCAGGGCGTTCCGGTGCTCGCCGAAACCGCCGCCAAGGCCAAGGAAGGCGTCAAGAAGGGCGGCTACGTGCTGGTCGACACCGAGGGCACCCCGGATGTGATCATCATGGCCACCGGCTCCGAGGTCCAGTGGGCCGTCGCCGCCGCCAAGACCCTGGCCGATGAGGGCGTCAAGGCCCGCGTCGTCTCCATGCCGTCCGTCGAATGGTTCGAGGAGCAGAGCGACGAGTACAAGGAGTCCGTGCTCCCCGCCGCCGTCAAGGCCCGCGTCTCCGTCGAGGCCGGTCTGGCGATGCCGTGGTACAAGTACCTCGGCTCCTACGGCAAGCCCGTCTCCATCGAGCAGTTCGGTCTGCAGGGCGATGGCGCGCAGAACATGATCGACCTCGGCATCACCGCCGAGCATGTCGTGGAAGCCGCCAAGGCCTCCATCGCCGCCGCCAAGTGA
- the tpiA gene encoding triose-phosphate isomerase — MASTRIPLVAGNWKMNFDHLEATYFVQKLAWLLRDARFEYKRCEVALFPAFTALRSVQVLVESEKLNITYGAQSVSVTTQGAFTGDVSADMLTRLGCSYVIVGHSERRKYHPEDDANIVDQVRAVLAADMIPILCVGESYEERRQGIELDFAVSQVRDVTRDLSDEEAAKLIIAYEPVWAIGTGMVATPQSAQEAAKAIRDDLTGSFGAKVGNAVRILYGGSVTSGNAAQLIGEADVDGFLIGGASLDVDELAKIARLTAKSAR; from the coding sequence ATGGCGTCCACGCGCATCCCACTGGTGGCCGGCAATTGGAAAATGAATTTCGACCATCTCGAAGCCACGTATTTCGTGCAGAAGCTCGCGTGGCTGCTGCGTGACGCCCGGTTCGAATACAAGCGCTGCGAGGTGGCGCTGTTCCCCGCCTTCACCGCCCTGCGCAGCGTGCAGGTGCTGGTCGAATCCGAAAAACTCAATATCACCTACGGCGCGCAATCCGTTTCGGTGACCACGCAGGGCGCGTTCACCGGCGATGTCTCCGCCGACATGCTCACGCGTCTGGGATGCTCCTATGTGATCGTCGGGCATTCCGAACGCCGCAAATACCATCCAGAGGACGATGCGAACATCGTCGACCAGGTCAGGGCCGTGCTCGCCGCGGATATGATTCCGATCCTGTGCGTCGGGGAAAGCTACGAGGAACGCCGCCAAGGCATCGAACTCGACTTCGCCGTAAGCCAGGTGCGCGACGTGACCCGCGATCTGAGCGACGAGGAGGCGGCCAAGCTCATCATCGCCTACGAGCCGGTCTGGGCGATCGGCACCGGCATGGTGGCGACTCCGCAATCCGCGCAGGAGGCGGCCAAGGCCATCCGCGACGACCTGACCGGCTCGTTCGGCGCGAAGGTCGGCAACGCCGTGCGCATCCTCTACGGCGGATCGGTCACCTCCGGCAACGCCGCCCAGCTCATCGGCGAGGCCGATGTGGACGGGTTCCTGATCGGAGGCGCCTCGCTCGACGTGGACGAACTGGCGAAGATCGCCCGTCTGACGGCCAAATCGGCGCGGTAG